From the genome of Verrucomicrobiia bacterium, one region includes:
- a CDS encoding YbjQ family protein: protein MSQTHPLTTTTFELPGYRVTRNFGVVRGIIVRSRSVIGNIGASLQALVGGNITLYTSLCERAREDAFNQLLAHAGQMGANAVVGVRYDATEIAPGITEVLCYGTAVFVEPVK, encoded by the coding sequence ATGAGCCAGACGCATCCTCTCACCACAACGACCTTCGAGCTGCCCGGATACCGGGTCACCCGCAACTTCGGGGTGGTGCGGGGCATCATTGTGCGCTCGCGCTCGGTCATCGGAAACATCGGCGCGAGCCTGCAGGCGTTGGTGGGCGGCAATATCACGCTCTACACCTCGCTGTGCGAACGTGCGCGAGAGGATGCCTTCAACCAGTTGCTGGCACATGCCGGCCAGATGGGCGCGAATGCCGTGGTGGGCGTGCGCTATGACGCCACCGAAATCGCGCCCGGCATCACGGAGGTGCTGTGCTACGGCACGGCGGTATTCGTCGAGCCGGTGAAATAG